A single window of Pontibacillus chungwhensis DNA harbors:
- a CDS encoding aromatic acid exporter family protein, protein MKIGYRTIKTAVGTPIAIWIAQILALTNFASAGILTILCIQNTRKRSIMSASSRFAACLLAMAFSFAVFETIGYHPLAIGLMLILFIPTTVKLKVKEGIVTSSVIILHLYGSNNIGFETLYNEFLLIVVGIGVALVLNLYMPSLEGNLKEKQRQIENHFSIILKEVAEFLRTGDQKWSGKELTETAHMLEEAKSLAYRDVENHLLRNHHEYYHYFQMRQKQFELLERMLPLISRINSTYEQSMIMAEFFDELSDSVHPGNTAVLFLQQIKKMKEGFKKGDLPQTRKEFEERASLFNLLNEIEQYLIIKRSFKKSDI, encoded by the coding sequence GTGAAGATTGGATATCGAACGATTAAAACCGCGGTAGGGACGCCTATTGCGATTTGGATTGCTCAAATCTTGGCCTTAACGAATTTCGCTTCGGCTGGAATCCTTACCATACTATGTATTCAAAACACGAGAAAGCGCTCAATTATGAGTGCCTCGTCCCGTTTCGCAGCTTGTTTACTAGCAATGGCTTTTTCATTCGCTGTATTTGAAACCATCGGGTATCATCCCCTCGCTATTGGGCTCATGTTGATTTTGTTCATACCCACCACAGTGAAATTAAAAGTTAAAGAGGGAATTGTAACAAGCTCTGTTATCATCCTGCACTTATATGGCTCTAATAATATTGGCTTTGAAACCCTTTATAACGAATTCTTATTAATAGTTGTAGGGATCGGTGTCGCCCTTGTTCTTAACTTGTACATGCCGAGTTTAGAAGGCAATTTAAAAGAAAAGCAGCGACAAATCGAGAATCATTTCAGTATCATCCTTAAGGAAGTTGCTGAATTCTTAAGAACCGGTGACCAGAAGTGGTCTGGAAAAGAGTTAACAGAGACAGCTCATATGCTAGAAGAGGCTAAGAGCCTGGCTTACCGAGATGTTGAGAACCATTTGCTTCGAAACCACCATGAATATTACCACTACTTTCAGATGCGCCAGAAACAATTTGAATTGCTCGAGCGCATGTTACCGCTGATTAGCCGAATTAATTCTACTTATGAGCAATCCATGATTATGGCAGAATTCTTTGACGAGCTATCAGATAGTGTCCATCCCGGAAATACGGCCGTCTTGTTTTTGCAGCAGATTAAAAAAATGAAAGAGGGCTTTAAGAAGGGAGACCTCCCGCAAACCAGAAAGGAATTCGAAGAGCGAGCGAGTTTATTCAATTTATTAAATGAAATTGAGCAATACCTAATTATTAAGAGATCGTTTAAAAAGAGTGATATTTAA
- a CDS encoding NAD(P)/FAD-dependent oxidoreductase, with protein sequence MKKHIVIGGGIVGASTAYHLAKAGERVMLVDRQDQGQATEAGAGIICPWLTNRSNKSWYKLVENGAAYYPELIQELEKDGETNTGYERVGAINIFDTDEKLDRKMEVALKRRETTPEMGEVTRLSAEETNRLFPVLSKEYGAVYVSGAARVQGGAVRDALVRAAEKNGAELINGDASLVYEGNRVTGVKVGDDVYESDQVCVTGGAWAKEILKPLGLHFEARPQKAQIIHLDLPESNTKEWPVVLPPYNHYILAFDHGRIVVGATKEDEAGFNPDVTIGGVNELLDKVLRVAPGLADSQYVQTKVGFRPFTPGSRPVLGEVPGIQGLFVANGLGASGLTSGPYFGAELANIAMGTHTKIDLKDFDPGMAIQ encoded by the coding sequence ATGAAAAAACATATCGTCATTGGAGGAGGAATTGTCGGTGCCTCCACTGCTTATCATCTTGCTAAAGCAGGAGAAAGGGTTATGCTTGTTGACCGACAAGACCAGGGACAAGCCACTGAGGCAGGCGCCGGTATCATATGTCCATGGCTAACGAATCGTTCAAATAAATCCTGGTACAAACTTGTTGAGAACGGAGCCGCTTATTACCCTGAACTGATTCAAGAGTTAGAGAAAGACGGGGAGACAAATACAGGTTATGAGCGCGTAGGTGCTATTAACATTTTTGATACAGATGAGAAGTTGGATCGAAAGATGGAAGTCGCTTTAAAGCGACGAGAAACCACTCCTGAGATGGGGGAGGTTACGAGACTTTCTGCTGAAGAGACCAACCGTCTGTTTCCGGTACTTTCTAAAGAATACGGTGCAGTTTATGTAAGTGGAGCCGCTCGAGTTCAAGGCGGGGCAGTGCGAGATGCTCTTGTTCGGGCAGCGGAGAAAAATGGTGCTGAACTTATAAATGGGGATGCATCGCTAGTGTATGAAGGTAATCGTGTAACGGGAGTGAAGGTCGGAGATGACGTTTATGAAAGTGACCAGGTGTGTGTGACAGGTGGTGCATGGGCGAAAGAGATCTTAAAACCTTTAGGACTTCATTTTGAGGCTCGTCCTCAAAAAGCACAGATAATCCATTTAGACCTACCTGAGTCAAATACAAAAGAATGGCCCGTAGTCTTGCCTCCATACAATCACTATATCTTAGCTTTTGATCATGGGAGAATTGTCGTTGGAGCTACTAAAGAGGATGAGGCTGGATTTAATCCTGATGTGACAATTGGGGGAGTAAATGAATTGCTGGATAAAGTGCTCCGTGTAGCACCTGGTTTAGCGGATAGTCAGTATGTACAAACGAAAGTAGGCTTTCGCCCGTTCACACCAGGTTCAAGGCCAGTGCTAGGAGAAGTACCGGGTATACAAGGGCTGTTTGTGGCGAATGGCTTAGGGGCATCCGGTTTAACGAGTGGTCCTTATTTCGGGGCAGAATTAGCCAACATTGCAATGGGCACTCACACGAAAATTGACCTTAAGGATTTCGACCCTGGTATGGCGATTCAATAA
- a CDS encoding ABC transporter ATP-binding protein, with protein sequence MKMKEEKSQIGWRDFLSLVRGTNPSKGRMAFAVGFSVLSTIVGLVIPLLTKGFIDDFTMESFKWIYVVGLFVIFLVQAVASGLSIYLLNYVGQHIVASLRTRVWDKHIKLPVSFYDQTKTGEMISRIINDTSIVKNLITEHVTNFFTGLISIIGSIIILLYLDWKMTMVMLIAVPLAIGIILPLGRKMYKISRSLQDETATFTSTISQTLSEIRLVKASNAEEREFNKGKTGITHLFEYGVKEARIQAIIGPLMTLVMMAMLVIVLGYGGFRVSSGALTAGDLVAFILYLFQIVVPLSRFTNFFTQLQKAVGATERIVAILSRKEEPLQSGKRLGEEMHSIVLDHVQFSYNQDEPVLKDVSFTVKPNAVTAVVGPSGSGKTTLFSLLERFYAPTGGAIIVNDLSIESFSLEEWRSKIGYVSQESPIIAGTIRDNIVYGLDEIPPEEEIHQAARMAYADEFIQAFPSGYETEVGERGIKLSGGQRQRIGIARALIRNPQILLLDEATSSLDSKAEMVVQKALDNLMKDRTTIVIAHRLSTVVNADQIVFLDQGNVTGVGDHTELYDTHQTYKQFADEQLKMKQN encoded by the coding sequence ATGAAAATGAAAGAAGAAAAGAGTCAAATAGGGTGGAGAGATTTTCTTAGTCTTGTTCGTGGAACGAATCCATCTAAGGGACGGATGGCTTTCGCTGTTGGTTTTAGTGTGTTATCTACAATCGTTGGGTTAGTCATCCCTCTGTTAACAAAAGGATTTATTGATGATTTTACAATGGAATCTTTTAAGTGGATCTATGTCGTTGGATTATTTGTAATCTTCCTAGTACAAGCTGTAGCAAGTGGTCTTTCCATCTATCTATTGAATTATGTCGGTCAGCATATAGTGGCGAGCCTAAGGACTCGTGTGTGGGATAAACATATCAAGTTACCGGTTTCGTTTTATGATCAAACGAAAACGGGTGAGATGATCTCTCGTATTATTAATGATACAAGCATTGTGAAGAATTTGATTACAGAACATGTTACTAATTTCTTTACTGGTTTGATTTCGATCATTGGTTCCATTATCATTCTTCTTTATTTAGATTGGAAGATGACGATGGTCATGTTGATCGCTGTTCCTCTCGCAATTGGGATTATCCTTCCTCTAGGGCGCAAAATGTATAAGATTTCAAGGAGTCTGCAAGATGAGACAGCCACGTTTACGTCCACCATAAGCCAGACTCTTTCTGAGATACGTCTAGTAAAGGCATCTAATGCTGAAGAGAGAGAATTTAATAAGGGTAAGACAGGCATTACCCATTTGTTTGAGTACGGGGTGAAGGAAGCAAGGATTCAAGCGATTATAGGGCCGCTCATGACCTTGGTTATGATGGCGATGCTCGTTATTGTATTAGGGTATGGAGGATTTCGCGTCTCCTCAGGGGCTCTTACTGCAGGAGATCTTGTCGCTTTTATTCTGTACCTCTTTCAAATCGTGGTCCCTTTAAGTCGTTTTACGAACTTTTTCACTCAGCTACAGAAGGCTGTTGGGGCTACAGAGAGGATCGTGGCCATCCTCTCACGAAAAGAAGAACCTCTACAATCTGGTAAGAGATTAGGGGAAGAGATGCATTCGATTGTGCTAGACCATGTTCAATTCTCTTATAATCAGGACGAGCCTGTTCTTAAAGATGTCTCGTTTACAGTCAAACCTAACGCTGTAACGGCTGTAGTGGGTCCTAGTGGGAGCGGAAAAACAACGTTGTTCTCGTTATTAGAACGTTTCTACGCTCCAACAGGAGGTGCTATTATCGTGAACGATCTTTCTATTGAATCATTCTCACTAGAAGAGTGGCGGAGTAAGATCGGCTATGTTTCACAGGAAAGTCCTATAATAGCAGGTACAATAAGGGATAACATCGTGTATGGACTGGATGAAATACCCCCCGAAGAAGAAATCCATCAAGCGGCACGCATGGCTTATGCAGATGAGTTTATTCAAGCATTCCCGTCTGGATATGAGACAGAGGTGGGGGAACGGGGAATTAAGCTTTCAGGAGGACAACGCCAGCGTATCGGGATCGCTCGGGCGCTCATTCGTAACCCGCAAATTCTGTTGTTGGATGAAGCGACCTCGAGTCTCGACAGTAAGGCTGAAATGGTCGTCCAAAAAGCCCTTGATAACTTAATGAAAGACCGGACGACGATTGTCATTGCTCATCGGTTATCAACTGTTGTCAATGCAGATCAAATAGTATTTCTCGACCAAGGAAATGTAACAGGTGTAGGGGATCACACTGAGCTTTACGACACCCATCAGACCTATAAGCAATTTGCGGACGAGCAACTAAAAATGAAACAAAACTAA
- the rarD gene encoding EamA family transporter RarD yields MHNEKKIGILYTASAYILWGILPIYWKLIQEIPAFEILAHRIIWSCLFMFGIIITLRKADQFKEEFVRILANKKQMIGISLAAVTISINWVTYIWAVNSNHVVEASLGYYINPLVSIFLGFIVLKETFNKAQWVAIFLAAAGVTYMTWNFGSFPWVAILLAFSFGSYGLLKKMVNVGAMFGLTIETLVVTPIALLYLGIQQSGNLGEIEWISMTSLYVFGAGIVTAIPLLLFSSGAKRIPLSMVGFLQYFAPTIMLIIGVFVYNEPFTHVHLIAFTLIWSGLAIYTLSRLKRPRPLSQ; encoded by the coding sequence ATGCATAATGAAAAGAAGATCGGGATACTTTATACAGCTAGCGCTTATATCTTGTGGGGGATTTTGCCGATTTACTGGAAGTTGATTCAAGAGATTCCTGCCTTCGAAATATTAGCCCACCGGATCATTTGGTCCTGCCTTTTTATGTTTGGCATTATTATTACCCTTCGTAAAGCTGACCAGTTTAAAGAAGAGTTTGTACGAATTCTAGCTAACAAAAAGCAAATGATCGGTATTAGTCTCGCTGCTGTTACGATCAGCATAAATTGGGTTACTTACATATGGGCAGTGAACTCCAATCATGTAGTAGAAGCTAGTTTAGGCTATTATATTAATCCACTTGTCAGCATATTCTTAGGATTCATTGTATTAAAAGAAACCTTTAATAAAGCTCAATGGGTAGCCATTTTCTTAGCAGCTGCCGGTGTTACTTATATGACGTGGAACTTCGGATCATTCCCATGGGTTGCGATACTGCTTGCCTTTAGTTTTGGCTCTTATGGCTTACTTAAGAAAATGGTAAATGTAGGAGCGATGTTTGGACTTACCATTGAAACATTAGTGGTCACACCTATTGCCCTACTTTATTTGGGTATTCAACAATCTGGAAATCTAGGAGAAATCGAATGGATTTCAATGACTTCTCTTTATGTATTCGGGGCAGGGATTGTCACTGCGATACCACTCCTTCTTTTCTCAAGTGGAGCTAAACGTATCCCCTTATCAATGGTTGGATTCCTACAATACTTTGCACCGACCATTATGCTAATCATTGGGGTATTCGTGTACAACGAACCCTTTACTCATGTACATCTCATCGCCTTCACGTTGATCTGGTCCGGATTAGCCATCTATACTCTATCAAGACTAAAGAGACCTCGTCCCCTATCCCAATAA
- a CDS encoding BrxA/BrxB family bacilliredoxin translates to MDFNIFMQDAVGQARNEIESVGYEQLTTPEEVDEALQRKGTTLVMINSVCGCAGGVARPAAAHSVHYDKRPDHLVTVFAGQDREATNRAREYFEGFPPSSPSFAFLKDGKIVTMVERHDIEGFDPIQVVNKLQAIFDEHCEEM, encoded by the coding sequence ATGGACTTTAATATTTTCATGCAAGACGCTGTTGGTCAGGCGCGTAACGAAATCGAATCGGTTGGTTACGAACAACTGACCACACCTGAAGAAGTAGACGAAGCATTACAGCGTAAAGGAACCACACTCGTTATGATTAACTCTGTATGTGGTTGTGCTGGCGGTGTAGCACGCCCGGCTGCGGCTCATTCCGTTCATTACGATAAACGTCCGGATCACCTTGTAACTGTATTTGCTGGTCAAGATCGTGAAGCTACAAATCGTGCCCGTGAATATTTTGAAGGTTTCCCACCATCATCACCATCTTTTGCGTTCTTAAAAGACGGTAAGATTGTTACAATGGTGGAACGCCACGACATTGAAGGCTTTGATCCTATTCAAGTTGTGAACAAGTTACAAGCAATCTTTGATGAACATTGTGAAGAAATGTAA
- the eutH gene encoding ethanolamine utilization protein EutH: MWINDLILGVMCLFMVLGALDYYVLNHKLYLGWRFYEAFMMMGPLALSMVGIISLAPVLATWLSPIVVPVFEWFGADPSMFASMLLAIDMGAYPLATSLASTQEAAIFSWSLLGTMMGPTLVFTIPIALTVIQKKDRPYFAKGILIGMMTIPVGVFIGGFVAGYKPFWMIQNLVPSILLALLIAMGLWLFTNATIRFFALFGKGVELTVITGLVAIIIETLTGFTVIPGMAPLSEGVVIVGRITVTLAGAYPLVAFLNRKGEKLFTKWGEHLKLDASAMTGLMASLAHHLPMFGMMKDMTSRGKVVNAAFSVSGAFVIGSHLAFVAGVEKDMMVPVMIGKASAGVLAVVVALRLTKNDERENS, translated from the coding sequence TTGTGGATTAATGATCTTATATTGGGTGTGATGTGTCTTTTTATGGTGCTTGGAGCGCTAGATTATTATGTTTTGAATCATAAACTGTATCTCGGTTGGCGATTTTATGAAGCATTTATGATGATGGGGCCTCTCGCTCTTTCTATGGTTGGGATTATCTCCCTCGCTCCTGTTTTAGCAACATGGCTCTCACCTATAGTTGTGCCGGTTTTTGAGTGGTTTGGAGCAGATCCGTCTATGTTTGCATCAATGCTTCTTGCCATTGACATGGGGGCTTATCCCTTAGCAACCTCTCTTGCTTCTACCCAAGAAGCGGCTATTTTCTCATGGTCACTCCTCGGGACGATGATGGGGCCGACTCTGGTTTTTACGATTCCAATTGCTTTAACCGTGATACAGAAGAAGGATCGGCCTTACTTCGCTAAAGGGATCTTAATCGGAATGATGACCATTCCCGTTGGGGTCTTTATAGGCGGATTTGTTGCAGGTTATAAACCTTTTTGGATGATTCAAAATCTCGTACCCTCTATTCTGTTGGCGCTCCTGATTGCGATGGGGCTATGGCTATTCACAAATGCTACGATACGTTTCTTTGCTTTGTTTGGAAAAGGGGTTGAGCTCACTGTTATTACTGGTTTAGTAGCCATTATTATTGAGACGCTCACAGGTTTTACCGTTATCCCTGGCATGGCACCTTTGAGTGAAGGCGTGGTCATTGTAGGGCGTATTACTGTAACGTTGGCTGGAGCTTACCCTCTTGTGGCGTTTTTAAATCGGAAAGGGGAGAAATTATTTACAAAATGGGGTGAGCATCTTAAGTTAGATGCCAGTGCGATGACAGGACTGATGGCATCTTTAGCTCATCACTTACCTATGTTCGGAATGATGAAGGATATGACGAGCAGAGGGAAAGTTGTGAATGCTGCCTTCTCTGTTAGTGGAGCGTTCGTAATAGGAAGTCACCTTGCCTTTGTAGCTGGGGTGGAGAAAGATATGATGGTCCCCGTTATGATTGGGAAAGCTTCAGCTGGTGTGCTGGCCGTTGTTGTTGCTTTAAGGCTAACAAAGAACGATGAAAGGGAGAACTCTTAA
- a CDS encoding L,D-transpeptidase — protein sequence MKSLLVFILLVSPIWPIGENPARGYPFVVVNKATNELAFMNDGKIQGVYPVATGKTTDLTPEGLHTITVKAKNPYYRKLNIPGGDPRNPLGTRWIGFDAKDTDGRIYGVHGTNRPDSIGKYISNGCIRMQNKDVESLYEKIPIGTKILVTSTDKSFQQLGKEYKAIDD from the coding sequence ATGAAGAGCTTGCTCGTTTTTATATTACTTGTTTCTCCGATCTGGCCCATAGGGGAGAACCCTGCTAGAGGGTATCCTTTCGTTGTAGTGAATAAAGCAACAAATGAATTGGCTTTCATGAATGATGGGAAGATTCAGGGCGTCTATCCCGTTGCGACAGGAAAAACAACGGACCTGACTCCGGAAGGCCTTCATACCATCACAGTTAAAGCAAAAAATCCCTATTATCGTAAATTGAACATACCTGGAGGAGATCCTAGGAATCCACTAGGAACAAGGTGGATTGGATTCGATGCCAAAGATACAGACGGTCGGATCTACGGTGTACACGGTACGAATCGTCCTGATTCTATAGGGAAATATATTTCAAATGGATGCATTCGTATGCAAAATAAAGATGTGGAATCACTTTACGAGAAAATTCCGATTGGTACAAAGATTCTTGTTACCTCTACAGATAAATCGTTCCAGCAACTAGGAAAAGAATATAAAGCTATTGATGATTAG
- a CDS encoding cytochrome P450 family protein, producing MTTKEKVFQSQFKEGAYPFYEDLRANDPIFKMSEVHNQTTWMVTRFKDVKELLKTPSFLKDFSKLYQNQDEGNVEQNIFSNMMLDLDPPDHSRLRKLVAPYFNPKTIARLEPRIDEIAKDLIHEMKEKQGPVDLIDEFAFPLPIIVISELLGVPPEDRHSFRKWSNSIVSASEGDHPQFSQDVKDFVSYLDELFERRRHDPKDDLISNLIQAEEEGEQLNHNELYSMVVLLIIAGHETTVNLIANTMYALMQHPSQFNQLKEDHSLIESAIEEGLRFYSPVDFSTARWVEDDRDFHGKTLKRGDVIFASLSSANRDEEKFEQANHFDLTRATNQHVAFGFGIHFCLGAPLARLEGKVAIQNLITSCPNLDLAPNTTPTWRKMFLLRGLEKLQVTL from the coding sequence ATGACTACGAAAGAAAAAGTTTTTCAATCTCAGTTTAAAGAAGGGGCCTACCCCTTTTATGAAGACCTTCGAGCAAATGATCCCATCTTTAAAATGTCAGAAGTACATAATCAGACAACTTGGATGGTGACACGTTTTAAAGATGTGAAGGAACTCCTAAAGACGCCAAGCTTTCTAAAAGACTTCTCGAAACTATACCAGAATCAAGATGAAGGAAATGTTGAGCAGAACATTTTCAGTAATATGATGCTAGACCTTGACCCACCTGACCACTCTAGACTCCGAAAACTCGTAGCACCTTATTTTAATCCAAAAACGATAGCGAGATTAGAACCAAGAATAGATGAGATTGCCAAAGATCTAATTCATGAAATGAAAGAAAAACAAGGACCTGTTGATCTCATCGATGAATTTGCCTTTCCACTCCCTATTATTGTCATAAGTGAATTACTCGGAGTCCCCCCTGAGGATCGTCATTCATTCAGAAAATGGTCCAACTCCATCGTTTCTGCATCTGAAGGAGACCATCCTCAATTTTCTCAAGATGTAAAAGACTTTGTATCCTATCTCGATGAACTCTTCGAGCGCCGACGTCACGATCCTAAAGATGATCTTATCTCAAACCTCATTCAAGCAGAAGAAGAGGGAGAGCAATTAAATCACAATGAGCTCTACTCCATGGTTGTTCTTCTTATCATCGCCGGACATGAAACGACGGTTAATTTAATTGCCAATACCATGTACGCTCTCATGCAACATCCAAGTCAGTTTAATCAACTGAAAGAAGACCACTCTTTGATTGAAAGCGCAATTGAAGAAGGATTACGCTTTTATAGCCCTGTTGACTTCTCCACCGCTCGTTGGGTAGAAGACGACCGGGACTTTCATGGCAAAACGCTTAAAAGAGGGGATGTCATCTTCGCCTCACTAAGCTCAGCAAACCGGGATGAAGAAAAGTTTGAACAAGCCAATCATTTTGACCTAACACGTGCGACCAATCAGCATGTTGCATTTGGATTTGGGATTCATTTTTGTCTGGGCGCGCCTCTTGCAAGGTTAGAAGGCAAGGTTGCCATACAAAACTTGATTACCTCTTGTCCAAACTTGGATCTTGCCCCGAACACAACTCCTACTTGGCGAAAAATGTTCTTATTAAGAGGTTTAGAGAAGCTTCAAGTAACATTATGA
- a CDS encoding exonuclease domain-containing protein: MNFIALDFETANSSRSSVCSIGLVEYENGQPKQEYYSLVKPKRSYFAPINVSVHGITKEDVKDAYEFDTLWQKDLQPLLEGKFLLAHNAQFDMGVLRAVLDEYNLPYPMIAYNCTMNIAKKTWSFPRYNLKELSHHLNIDLNHHHALDDARAAAQIFLEAGKHLDAGDEKELVEKSQTINGMMFDSSYEPARLNRKKQAKKGTSKAEARNYTAASREFNTSHPFYNATFVFTGKLQSLKREEAIQRVVDHGGMWESSVRSTTNYVVVGDRAFQDYVQGKKSSKLERVETLIAQGHSIEVLSEEDFIRYFEAV, translated from the coding sequence ATGAATTTTATAGCGCTTGATTTTGAAACAGCTAACTCTTCGAGGTCCAGTGTTTGTTCGATTGGTCTCGTTGAATATGAAAATGGTCAGCCCAAACAAGAATATTATTCATTAGTAAAGCCAAAACGAAGCTATTTTGCGCCGATAAATGTGTCCGTTCATGGCATTACGAAAGAAGACGTTAAAGATGCATATGAGTTTGATACGCTTTGGCAGAAAGATCTTCAACCCCTTTTAGAAGGGAAATTCCTATTAGCTCATAATGCTCAATTTGATATGGGGGTTTTACGTGCGGTGCTCGATGAATATAACCTTCCTTATCCAATGATTGCTTATAACTGCACGATGAATATTGCCAAGAAGACCTGGTCGTTTCCAAGGTATAACTTAAAGGAACTATCTCATCATTTAAATATTGATCTGAATCACCATCATGCCTTAGATGATGCACGCGCTGCAGCTCAAATCTTCTTAGAAGCAGGAAAGCATTTAGATGCAGGTGATGAGAAAGAACTCGTTGAGAAGAGTCAGACGATTAACGGGATGATGTTTGATTCATCTTATGAACCAGCCAGATTAAATCGAAAGAAACAGGCTAAAAAAGGAACTTCAAAAGCAGAAGCTAGAAACTATACGGCAGCTTCCCGAGAATTTAATACCTCTCACCCTTTTTATAACGCGACGTTCGTATTTACTGGGAAATTGCAATCCTTGAAGAGGGAGGAAGCCATCCAGCGTGTTGTGGACCACGGGGGTATGTGGGAATCGTCCGTTCGGTCGACAACCAACTATGTGGTTGTAGGTGATCGAGCGTTCCAGGATTATGTACAGGGGAAGAAGAGTAGCAAGTTAGAACGTGTCGAAACCCTAATCGCTCAAGGGCACTCGATTGAGGTGCTTTCTGAAGAGGACTTCATTCGTTACTTTGAAGCCGTATAA
- a CDS encoding ZIP family metal transporter: protein MNAELMGVVIASMCTILGALPVLLIKTLSHKGRDILLAYTAGVMVAASTYGLIPSALKLSSVPVLITGILVGTLVLMILEIILPHQNLEHDGTRVSRSSIILFITAMSLHNVPEGLSVGISFASGIDDLGSIVAFVIGLQNMPEGFLVALFLILQQVRRVKVMLFVTITALVELVAALIGIWFGQFFHSAIPYGLAFSAGAMLFIVYKELIPESHGDGNERVATVSFILGFVSMILLTDSLR from the coding sequence TTGAATGCAGAGTTGATGGGTGTCGTCATAGCGTCGATGTGCACCATTTTAGGTGCGTTACCTGTGTTATTGATTAAAACCCTTTCTCATAAAGGGCGAGATATATTGCTAGCTTATACAGCCGGAGTGATGGTAGCGGCTTCTACTTATGGACTGATCCCATCTGCTTTAAAGCTGTCTAGTGTTCCTGTGTTGATTACAGGTATTTTGGTTGGCACACTTGTCCTCATGATCTTAGAGATCATTCTTCCTCATCAGAATTTAGAGCATGATGGCACAAGGGTATCCCGCTCATCTATCATACTCTTTATTACAGCCATGTCTCTTCATAACGTACCGGAAGGGTTATCTGTAGGAATTAGTTTTGCAAGTGGAATAGATGATTTGGGTTCCATTGTGGCTTTTGTAATCGGTCTTCAGAATATGCCAGAAGGATTCCTTGTCGCATTATTCCTGATCCTTCAGCAGGTTCGAAGGGTGAAAGTCATGTTATTTGTAACCATAACCGCCCTTGTCGAACTTGTCGCTGCGCTGATTGGAATATGGTTTGGACAATTCTTTCATAGTGCCATTCCATACGGTCTCGCATTTTCGGCTGGTGCGATGCTGTTTATCGTCTATAAAGAACTCATACCAGAAAGTCACGGAGATGGAAATGAACGCGTGGCTACAGTCTCATTTATACTTGGATTTGTAAGCATGATCTTATTAACCGATAGTTTACGGTGA
- a CDS encoding kanamycin nucleotidyltransferase C-terminal domain-containing protein, protein MDLLKAPLQTSKEEKDTMIKEVVDRLITTHGKDIIAIGVYGSVGAGNPGPYSDIEMHVITKDGVKLESYEFIYPPYKLEIGSLERSSIIKKAKRYEATWPIWAGSFVNVLPVYDPEEFFETLKECPFTHTEEMKVDVMREFMIWEPYECMGKIRNAYVIGHFTFLPQGAFQLLRQTSILIGLGNRTFYSTQSKMFEEAMGQASKPSGFDELANTVLKGNLSDEESVYDQCEVLWAGLNQWFYELGIEYKRNSLPF, encoded by the coding sequence ATGGATCTGTTAAAAGCCCCCCTTCAAACTTCTAAAGAAGAGAAAGATACCATGATTAAAGAGGTGGTAGATAGACTAATTACCACACACGGAAAAGATATTATAGCTATCGGGGTGTATGGCTCCGTGGGAGCAGGGAACCCGGGACCTTATTCAGATATTGAGATGCATGTTATCACAAAAGATGGGGTAAAGCTTGAAAGTTATGAGTTTATATACCCTCCTTATAAATTGGAAATTGGATCGCTAGAGAGGTCTTCGATTATAAAGAAAGCGAAGCGCTATGAAGCCACTTGGCCAATCTGGGCTGGGTCTTTTGTTAATGTATTACCGGTATATGATCCGGAAGAGTTCTTTGAAACATTGAAAGAATGTCCTTTCACACATACCGAAGAAATGAAGGTTGATGTTATGAGGGAATTTATGATTTGGGAGCCGTATGAATGCATGGGTAAAATTCGAAATGCTTATGTGATAGGGCATTTTACATTCCTGCCACAAGGAGCATTTCAGCTCTTAAGGCAAACTTCCATTCTAATAGGGCTTGGAAACAGAACGTTTTATAGTACTCAATCGAAAATGTTTGAAGAAGCGATGGGTCAAGCTTCTAAGCCTTCGGGGTTCGATGAACTGGCTAACACGGTACTGAAAGGGAATCTTTCTGATGAAGAGTCTGTTTATGATCAATGTGAGGTACTCTGGGCAGGGTTAAATCAATGGTTCTACGAACTTGGGATTGAATATAAAAGAAATTCTCTCCCTTTCTAA